Part of the Lolium rigidum isolate FL_2022 chromosome 6, APGP_CSIRO_Lrig_0.1, whole genome shotgun sequence genome, ATATCAGCCTCTCCGTCAAATGCAGTAGAAGACAATGAGCCCAATATGAAATGCGACATTAACCAACTATTCCACACGGTGAAACCATTCGTAACAAAAGGAAACAATCATCAGAGTATAATATGCAAAGTTCACTACTGAACTGCGGTGAAGAAATGTTTGAAATGCTTACGGGAGAGGGCCTCTGCAAGACCTGCTTCGACTGCCCTGAGCTGGTCCTTCAGTCCGTTGAGCTTTTCTGCCATCCGGAAATACACAAATTAGTAGAATTGGCCAGTCGCCCTTGCAACAGCAGTGAGTCGCAAATCGTAGTAGTACGGAACTTCAGCCTAGGTTGGCAGTGCGCATTTCAGGCGTAAACAGACCGAGATTCACAAGCACGGGTGAAGTGGGTAGCTAGTAATTGCTGCCGCGCGCTCGACAAATTGCTCCCTGAGCGCACAGAAGCACCGCACCAGCAGGCGAATTCCATGGGTGCGGGGTGCAGTGCGGATGAACTGGCAACCGCGGAGGAGTCCCCAGATAGGAACGGAAGTGTGTGTCCCGGACGAACGGAGAGGACAACGTACCTCGGTGGGCGACGTTTTGCTCCGCGAGCGAGCGGGCGGAgaggagggtgtcgcggaaggcGGAGGCGGCCGCCGCGCTGCGCTCGCGGCCGTGCTCGATCCGCCGGCCGCACGCCGCGCGGAGCGCCGCCATGTCCCGGCGCGGATCCCCGGGCGGGAGCCCTGCTCCTTCTCCGCGGGCGACTTCcatggccgccggccgccgccgaggaggaggatggcgacgggcgtggcggagggggaggagacGAGGGATTGGGGGAGGTCACCACGGGCTGATCTAGGTTTTCACCCACCCCACGCGCACAGGAAAACGAGGGGAGAAAGGCGACGTGAACGAGCGGCCTCGCTGCCACTGCTCGCCGTCCCTACACACGCTAGGTCCCATTCGTCATTGACCTAATAAAACAAGCAAAAGGTGGAAAAAAAATTACCATATCCGACGGCTGTGGTGAAAAGTGGGATTGTGGCTGGTGAAACGTGCGATCCAGATTgatttgcccctctcagaccccctagatggctgggtagtctttcaacatttataggagaaatgtaAATTCTAGCAAAAATGAGTATGGATTATTTGGTTGTATAGACCTAAGACACTGATATGCTATGAGACCTAAGTGTTAAATTATATGaaagtcctttgaccatgagaaaatTACGGTAAGGGTCATATTGGAGGGTATGCTTTGATCTTACCGGCCCTCACCGGTTAGCTCTACGTGTTGAGAAGGTTAAGGCTCATATATATCTGAAGATACCGCACACGACCGGTAGTCCAGGTACCAGTCGCGTGCCCACCCCGCACGCGACCGGCAGTCCAGCTACTACCAGTCGCGTGTCGATTTTGGCGCTACTATTACTATACGAGTCGTTTGCGCATTTTGGATCCGTTGCTAGTTTTTTTGCAATTGAAAAATAAGCTGGGACAAATGACCAACTGTCCACGTGATTTCATATAAAACAacctaaaaactaaaacaaagCAATCGAGTCCATGTCACCTCCTTGTGGCGTTGACGAGATCTAGGAGAGGAGAGGATCCGTAGCAGCCATCAGCAGTGGCGGAGCAGGGCATCGGATGTGGTCATCGGAGCAGGGCGTTGGAGGTGGTTGTCATTGTCAGGGAGGAGGTGGTCACCGTTGTCGGAGAGGAGGTGGTCACCATCGTCGGGGAGGAGGTGGTCACCATTTCCGGAAAGGAGGTGGCCGCCATCAtcggggaggaggtggtcgccgtcatcagggaggaggtggtcgccgtcaTCTGGGAGGAGGTGGTGACCGGtgccggagaggagaggagaggagaggagatggtgaagaagtgaaagaggaggaggggaaagaaggtggagaagaagaagatgagaagggagacggtggagaagtggaagaggatgaGTGAAAGAGGGTGGAGAAgttaaagaggaggagaggagaaggtgAAGAAGTGAAAGGAGATATATGTATATGTGTTCAATTAATTGGAGATGGTTGCTCGGAATATCAACCAACATGGTTGGCTCTCTAGTAAGTGCACACTCAGTTTTTTTACGCTAATCTAGATGCTTAAGTTTTAAAAGTAAATCTCATAAAATACGATCTATTACCTAAGTATCGTACCTCGCAATGATATTCCTCTTGTTCGTTCACTACGATGATTTAATGAAAAACACAAATATACGGTGGCGTCCTGCAACTCCAACGCCTGAcatttgcagtggttgcttgccgCACCGACATATATCCTTGGTCGTCAGTCTAAGTCTCCCTGACTCTATCTCTCTTTTTTGTATGACATTCCACTCCCATCGCACTGCCCAAATCCTTAAAACACCGGAGGTCAGCTCACATCAGCTGCCTCCATTTTGTCCAGGATTACCCTTTCATGAAAAAAACAACGCCCATGGCCATCACTCTTGCTTCAAGTTTGGATCGAAACATCACCGTAAATATATATggttgtgtgaatcaatatgggTGCAGAGACTAGGATTACCCTTTCATGAAAATCCACGCCCATGGCCCATCATACTAGCTAGATCTTATACAAAATAaatgtgaggaagaagaagagccagtCGGTATATGCAAAAACAAATGGATCCGATAAATAACAGTCCTCGAGTCCATGTTCAAAAAACGAAGATATATCACGGGTTGAGTTAACACTCAAGACAACATGAAGAAACTTCAACATATTTGACGTGTACAATATACAAAATGTGTACATGATTTTACAACTACGTGAATCACTTGGACATCTCACAATGAGATATAATGATGGATGAACATCTCGAACATACTGGAACaaataaaaagacatatgtaGGTACATTGGTAAGACATGCAAGTTACGAGAGTGATTTGCATGTAGAGGGATGATGAGGTAATGTATTTCTGATGGGCGATGTATCATATGGAGCAGGTGTAGTTGTCGGGGCAGGTCTTGCGGCACTGGTTAAGAAGGAGGGTGAAGTCGTCGAGTAAACTTAGTTTGATGCCGAGAATCTCGGCCTTGATGGCGGTGCAGAGACAGACGGAGGCATCGAGGTTGGCGAGCCCAGACAGCAGCGGGCAGCACTCCTCATTCTCGGGCACGGGGAGGTTGAGCTTGAGCAGGTTCAGCACGTTGGCGCACACTTTCAGCTTCAGAGTGTCAATCGAGCAGgttgacggcggtggcggtgggctgGGGGTGGGGCAGTATGGAGCGCAGGCGTGCGCGGCGGAGGCAAGGATAGCCAGGTtcacggcgaggaagaggaccaaCTTGAAGGGCGCCATTGCACTGATCGATTGGTGGAGCAAGCGAGCGAGCTATGTAGTGATCGCGTGGAGTGATTTGATGGCTTAATGCTTGGGATGATTTTCTTGGGTGTTTTGTGGTGGTATTTATAGCCCAAGTATAGTGTGGGAGATCTCTGTCCATGCTAGTCATGATCGATTGAATATGAGTAATTTAAGAATGGTGTACAACACGCTGCCCTTGTTAATTAGCACTGACAGCCATGTTCATAAGATAATTATGTTATCGCGACGAAGATTAGAGCCCGTAAGTGGTTTGTCGGAATAATTAACATACGGTAAACGCAACTGCAATCGCGAAGTATCCAGCTCTCGGCTCAATGTGACAACGTGCATGCCATCTCATCGCCTCCAACAAGTCCGGCTCCAGGACCGTGGGACGACGTGCATGTCATCACTCGTCACAGATCGAGCGACCTGAGTTCAGCAGCATTCTAGTCCGAGACTCTGTGGTATGGTTTTGACTCCATGTATTCCTCATACTGGCTTCTTGCCAATTTGCCGTGCATAGCTAGCTGTCTAGAGAGACAAATCGTTTGAACTTATGGTTCTGTCGAGTTTGTTAGTTTTTAGCGTATTAATCTCATGATTGCTATTTACCCCCTCGATACCCATCATTCGCCGCCTCTCTTGTTAGAAAACGGACTACTACATTCTTCTATGGTGGCTCCAAACAAAATACTATATTTCTGTCTCTTTTATTCGTGGTAAGTTTTTACCAGCTTCTCTATTGCCACACTACATCTCCTTACGTTTCTTTTACCTGGATCTCAACAGTACCTTCCGTAGTATTTCAGAGAAAAGAAGTTGAGTGGTTCTTCAACCGTACCTTCTCCGCCTCTCCGGTACTTTTGAAAAAAACCTTGTTAGGTCAACATACTATTACCTTGATCTGCAGTGAATTCACAAAAGAACATACTACATTATTTGTCGCGTGTCTCATTTATTCAGGAAAATATTACTAGCTTCCTTTATCGGTCGGCTCAAGATCACCCTACATGCATGGGGGTGTCCCCGCGCTACAACTTATTACACCTCTTTTTATCTCGGACTACGCAATGTTTCAGCCTTACACTTAAATTCTACAATATTCTGGAAAGAAAAATGTTCGACCATTCGTCGTCTACCTTATCCGAGAAAAAAACAGTACAATCCACATGAGTCCCCTTGCTACGACGAGACTTTTGGGTTCCTTGTTACCGCAGGAAGAAATGGAGGCGGTGGTGGCCGACAAGCGGAGGCGGGTCAAGCCTGATACTCAAGGGCCACCACATATCGTCGACCTCATCTGCAACCTCTCCGTTGAGATGTAGGACATTATCATATCTTTCCTCCCCACCAAGTCCGCGGTGCGGACAACCGTCCTCTCCTAGAGGTGGCACCACCTCTGGATATCATCGCCCCTCAACCTCACCGTCGAGTGCAACCTCTTCCAACAGGAACGCAAACAGGCCGCCGTAGTTTTTAAGATCCTCATGGCGCACCCTAGACCCGCCAAAAGTGTACACATCTATGGCTTGTGTACCAAATCCAAGCTCGACACCAGCCTCGACATGTGGTTCCGATCAGGCGCCCGAAATGGCCTCGAGGACCTCATATTCTATGGTGGAAACCGAGCTCCCTGCTGTGGTCCACACTCCGCTTCGCGCCCAAGTTGCGCATCGCTCGCCTTTGGTCCTGCTATTTCCTGGAATTTCATTTAGATCCCCTTCTTGTACTTGGACTAAATCAGCATGAGCTCTACAACATCCCCATCTCGGAAGCAGCCAACGAAAGCCTGGTTGTTGACTATATTGCGCTCGAGGGCCTTCAACTTCAGGGGATCCACAGGTTGATAACGATCTACATTGTCTCGCTGAGTATACGTATGATTGATGTGTTTGGCTTCGAGGATCCTAGAGCCCTTATGATTCTCCGGGAGCTGGTCATTCAGGATGCACGAGATTGATCATAGTTTCTCTAGCGGACCATACAAAAATCTATGTTATCGAGGCACCTAAATTGATAGTGTTGGCCAATGAGTTAACCGAAAGCTCCAAACTTGTTATGGGAGAAATACTAATTGAACTACACCGGTAGTTTTCTTCATCTTGAAAACCACAttttgtaattttatttttatctatGTACTGATGTCCTCCCAAGTATGATTCCAACCAGCTTCACCTGGTCTGTGTGGACAATCAAGGGCGAGAAATAATTAGAAAATGGTGCTTTTGGTAGGATTCGAACTTAGAAACTTGGCCTCCCACCCACACGTTTGTGCCATCTCAGCAAAAATCCTTTTGAAAAGTAGTGTAAAACTTACGGTTTTTTTTGTACACGACGTGTCGGATTGGTAGGTCGCAACCCATTTTGGACTACCGGGGGAAGGCGCTAGGGAGCCATGACTGCAGTGTGCGACCAAAAATCTTATTGTGCCTTTCGTTTGGTCGCTCGCATGGGAGTTGGGTTCATTTCTAGGGATCCTATGGCCTATTTGTTTGGTTGCCTCTCTACTCAGTTTGAGTCTCGCCACTTGTTCACGTGGTGAGCTTACCTCGCACCACCACACTTGAAATCGAGTAACGGTGGTGGTCACCACGGGAAGTAGCCACCGATACACGAGCTCCATCAGCATGCTTGCCATCAGCGCACGGAACTCAACGGAGTGGAACTCGCTGTGAGCTGTGACGGCATTTTTGCCGCCTTTCGCTGCGCCCGCGACACTTCATCGTTGGTGCCAAACTTGGTTTTGAAAAGATGCTGAAGGTTTGAGCAGGTCGGCGCTGAGTACGCAGTGCAGGTCGAAAGGGAGAGCATGCAGACCACCAAGCATGATGGGAGGGCCAGCGAGTGTCGTTGGCGCAGCAAGTGGATCACCACGAAGATGGACACAACCACGAGCAGCTCCACCACCTTATATAGCTCTTGGAACAGGGTACTCTGATTACGTGCAAGACACTACTCACTACCACAGCGAACACCACGTCCGCGCGTGGAAAGACTGCCATATCGCTGTCGCTAACGGTGGCCAAGGAGATTATGATGCCTATATGTAAGACACCTATGACAACCACAACTAGCACCATGTTCCATCTACGAAGCCGCGCACATGGCGCGAAGAAATACCACCATGCCACCACCGCACACATCTACACAAGTCACATTATACTAGCGAGTTGCATATATATTTGTCTACGACCGTTGAAACGAAAACTTTACAACATGGGAAGTGTGCGAAACAGCAAGGTGAAGCTATTCGTCAAATGAAATTTTAAACGACAAAATGTGTGCGATAAACATTATGAAATTCGGTAAAAAAAAAAGCTTCAAACAAGAACACGAAATTGGAGATTTACAACAAAGAAGTCTTGAAATCAATAGTCAGAATGGAATGGCCTCGTCAACGCACATATTTTTATGTACAACTTATTTTTATTTGAAGTATTGTTATGTTGATTAAATGTGAGTAGAACTGATGAAGATTAAGGAGGATTGGGGGAGCAAGACCACATTCAAGGTTGCATATAGCGAGCGCTCGATTGCAACGAGTCGGCCTTCATCTAGGGAAACGACCGATTCGGGTGTACACACCGGGGCTGGCCCAAAGCTGCTTTGACGCACGGTCCAGCCACTACACATGAGGAGATCAACCAGCCAATCCGCCCACTTTCTGCACCCTAGGGCTTGTTTCTAGGTAGTGCAACCTACCAATCGCGCCCTACAAGCATGCCG contains:
- the LOC124659223 gene encoding cortical cell-delineating protein-like, which encodes MAPFKLVLFLAVNLAILASAAHACAPYCPTPSPPPPPSTCSIDTLKLKVCANVLNLLKLNLPVPENEECCPLLSGLANLDASVCLCTAIKAEILGIKLSLLDDFTLLLNQCRKTCPDNYTCSI